In Heteronotia binoei isolate CCM8104 ecotype False Entrance Well chromosome 5, APGP_CSIRO_Hbin_v1, whole genome shotgun sequence, the DNA window agaaatccccctaccagtttttgacggggtgccattggtaatggcgcacaaggtcaagagcttgggggtgctactggagccttctctgtttatggaggcccagatagcagctactgccaaatctgccttctttcatcttaggtgggtgaggcagttggctcccttcctgaaacgtgacgatctggcaacagtgatccatgcaacggtcacctcaaggctgaactactgtaatgccctctacatggggctgcccttgtgccgaacctggaaactacagctggtgcagaacgcggcagccaggctgctattagggctccctaagtgggaacacatacagccgaggctgcaggagctgcactggctgccaattgtgtaccggatccgTTAacaggtgctggtcattacctttaaagccctatatgactggggacctgtctaccttagggaccgtctctccccatacgtaccccagagggtgctgagatcaggttcataaaatctactgataatccctgggctgaaggaggacaAACTGAAACTacaagggaaagggccttctcaatcatggctccccactggaggaatcaattaccagaggaggtgcgtgTCCTGcggagccttacccagttccgcagggcctgcaagactaccctctttcagctggccttttcttaatgcagaTTCAGTTATACCATCGCTATGAAAAAAATCTGTATACGAGTAAGATcggaaattttgaaaatgtagcaccgaaTACGATCatatgaaattgttggttttaattagatggttttaagggaattttaaggaaattgtataatgttgtacattgttttattatgtaatctttgtattttatgagcagccctgagcctgcttcggcggggagggtggggtataaattgttattattattattaaaactgaCATCTGCAGAtggaggatttatttatttagtaacaGTTATTTACAAATGGGGCTATCAcaaggatttggggaagggaaatgttttcTCCTAGCCCActacttcctctttcccttccctgaaagcttcCATAGCCTCTCTCATTCTCCTGCTTcttgccttcccacccaccagctgacctgccttgatctaTCTTTagttctccttcctttccttccccccagcaGCTTTCCTCTGAGGAAAGTTTGGCCCAAACACTCATTGTTAGATGGTAGTGCTAtcttttttaacattttaattttCATTCCTCTACTACAATTCACCGGAACCAACATGGCCTCAGCAAATAAAATAGCATATCCAGTTTATAGACATAGGGAAGAGGATCTGGGTGTTCTAGTAGAAAGCCTGATGAAAATGTCAGTTGTCTGCAACAGCagagaaaaaggcaaactccacaTTGGGGAtgatgaggaaagactgaaaatAAGGTGGTGATTATcgtaatgcccttgtatagagCAATGATGTGGCTCATTTGGAACAGTGCGTAAAGTTCTCGTTGCAGTACCTCAAGAAAGATACTGCAAAATGggaaaaggagagggagaagcaagATCAAaaaagggttggagcacctttcctatgaggaaaggctgaagtgtctgggacttttcaatttagaaaacaGACCACTAAGGAGGCATATGATAGAGCTTTATAAAACTATAGAAGAGCCTCTATAATTTACATATAAAACTGTAGGgtagcttttttcccctttcccataatactagaactcaggggcacccaaaaaAGTTGACAAGCaacagattcaggatggacaaaatgaAGGACTCACTTTACTCAACTATACATTGTGGGGTTGGTGGCCAGAGGACACAGTGGTGGCCACtaacatagatggctttaaaggggggttagatagattcatgaatgacaggtccatcactggctacttCTCATGGTAACTAatgggaacttccacattcagaggcattaaaccATTGAATACCAGTAATAGGAAgcagcatcagggaaaggccttggcttctatgtccTGTATGCTGGTTCTCCAGGACagctggttgggcactgtgttagacaggatgctggatttgatggaccactggtctgatccaacaggcccaAGTTCAGTCCCCCAAATTAAGAAATGCTCTCAAGGTCGAGAGTAAGACCCACCCGTTAACCAGCTAAAGCTTAATAGCCAGGGAGCAAAACAGAATCTATCCTACTCCTACACTTCTAATGAGCTTGCCCAATAAGTCACTTCTCCTTTCCAGCATCTTACCAGCTATGTGGGAGCCAGATAGACTTGTGTTCCTTCAGCCAGCTCCAGAGTCCAGAGAGAACGGGGGTCCTGAGGTATGAAAGGGTGGTTAGCACcatgacagaaacaggatatggaTGCTACACTTGTATCTTAGAACTGTATTTATAGCCCTGTAATCTACTGCGTCTCACTGAGACAAGAGGCTGAGGAATTATGAAAATGAAATTTTAAGAATTGTCTTTGCTGTTAACCTGACCTCTTCTCCTGTCTtatcattttaaacatttttattagTCAACCTGATCAATCCATTAATCAAAAACACAGTCCCAGTTAGTATGGCACTGGCTTGGGATATTGGCCAGGAAATCTCCCTCACTTGCTCTGAACTTCAGGAAGAAGCCAGATGTTTCATTGCTTCCCAAAATCACTTTCaaagggtagtcatgttggttttcagtagaacagctagatgtGAATCCAGGGGCACTTACTTTTTGTTTCAAATTAAAGCTAAGAGTCTCAGGGGGTTGAACTCCATCCCCAATACTCATTTCTGCATCCACGTGGTACGAAGGAAGGACTGTAACATATACACAGCTGTCTTCACAGGCCTCCTTGCTTGAATGAAGCCTCTGATGTCTAACAAAGGCCAACTGGTGAAGAAAGGTTCTACCACACTCAAGGCATCTGAAGGGCCTGTCTTCAGAGTGGATTTTCTGGTGTTTACACAGGTCTGACTTGTCTCGGAAGCTTTTCTTACAGATGTCGCACTCAaagggtttctctcctgtgtgaatccgTTCATGTGAGACCAGCTGGGACTCGTAACGGAACTGTTTCCCACACACGAAGCAGAGATACTTCCTCTCCGAGCTGAGCAGTCTTTCACACGCAGGTACGTTGGCTCCCTTATCAGTGGATTCCTCGTCATCCAGCTCAGGACACTTCCACTTCCACCTTCCATGTTTGGGTTTACCCTTATAGGCTTTGGGCCTTTGGCTATCAAGTCCGTGAAATCTTCCCAATAAGGTCCCATAATATCTTGCAGGCAAAGCTGTTCTCTGCTGCGGATCCTTTTCTTCATACTCCTTTCCCACAAGGTCATCACATGCTGGAACAGAAGCATAAGCCACACGTGAGGAGCACTGGAAGGCAAGTTTTCAAAGAGGGGAGAGGCCCTAATTTTGGCCCATCGGACAAAGTGCTTCTTTCACCCACtgttttaggcagggctttttttgtagcaggagttcctttgcatattaggccacacccttgctgtagccaatcctccaagagcttacagggttcttagtacagggtctactgtaagctgcaggaggactggctacatcaggggtgagtggcctactatgcaaaggagttcctgctataaaaaagccctggttttaggtggaaggggctgagagagctctccaagaagctgctctttcaaggacaatctctatgagaaatatggctaacccaaggccattccagcaggtgcatgtggaagagtggggaatcaaacccagctctccaagataagagtccacacatgtaaccactacaccaaactggcttgaattTGAATACATTTCAACTCCAATGTTGGAACTTTTCAAAATTAAGCAAACACTGACAAAAATGgcctgggaagaaaggagggatgaGCAAAGACTTACACAGGGCAGAGAACCTTTTGCGGAAGCCACACCCAAGCCAGCAGTGACCCTCTACAATGTCTCTTCAAGACCTGCTGGACCCTCCCACTACCTCACCTTCACAAGTGCTCCCTGGACTTTCCCTTTTCTCCACATCCTGAGGATCTGAGGGCAAAGACTCTTGGCCCTGCTCCAGACTGCAAAGACTATTCGGATCAGGAATTGAAAATCCTGGTTcaaggggaaagaagataaagttcATATGAGCAAATCTCAGACATTGCTTTAACTggattttatcatttttttttaatgagtgtGTATGGGAATTAAAGATAAAATGCT includes these proteins:
- the LOC132572358 gene encoding zinc finger protein 660-like — its product is MEALSQPTVGIKKLYSCPECGRNFKRNSHLVRHKRLHTGEKPYQCPDCGKSFRQSTDVNTHRRIHTGETPYRCDQCGKSFRYRPSLLKHLKCHDEEKLYNCLECGNSFSPSLLSDVCQNSCVQWKPYRCPDCDENVQEISNLVVKLMVPMARESYMCPDCGKGFSCSFQLIKHRSLQSRFSIPDPNSLCSLEQGQESLPSDPQDVEKRESPGSTCEACDDLVGKEYEEKDPQQRTALPARYYGTLLGRFHGLDSQRPKAYKGKPKHGRWKWKCPELDDEESTDKGANVPACERLLSSERKYLCFVCGKQFRYESQLVSHERIHTGEKPFECDICKKSFRDKSDLCKHQKIHSEDRPFRCLECGRTFLHQLAFVRHQRLHSSKEACEDSCVYVTVLPSYHVDAEMSIGDGVQPPETLSFNLKQKDPRSLWTLELAEGTQVYLAPT